The Lycium barbarum isolate Lr01 chromosome 9, ASM1917538v2, whole genome shotgun sequence genome has a segment encoding these proteins:
- the LOC132612111 gene encoding uncharacterized protein LOC132612111 codes for MAQAVGGGVGQAHTHPEGRSDAAFQDVMARMLLHLDGQHAIGGALTPGGGSQTRVGDFLEKYVLRTLRDERRDEFSYLQQSEMSILEYEAIFLFLARYTTQLVPTEAERVRRFIGVLVLQLHIACLQLVAMGSSFQDDLVKRGHISLAVIGARDSLPDPIIFSSYFPTGSRFQTPRTPAPFSSRGSSSARGGAHSGYGGSHSSRGGHQSGRGGSPVSRGGAEFSQSGRGGAHCYAFWGRLEVEASDAVISGTIFLQGASVFLKIDLRPGYYQLKIQAEDISKTAFKTRYGHYEFLVMSFGFTNALAAFMDLMNDIFKPYLHSFIIVFIGDISFYSKSRDEYEHHLRIVLDLLREKGLYAKFLKCEFWLDSMAFFGHFVSKDGLIVDPKKIEVVRDWVRTTTVIEIHSFVDLASYYIIFVKEFATIASHLTRLTQKEVPFQWSDACEENFRKLNTPLTIIPILALSVEGKDLSIYFNASRVGFGVVLM; via the exons ATGGCACAGGCAGTCGGAGGAGGTGTGGGGCAAGCCCATACCCACCCCGAGGGTAGGTCAGATGCAGCCTTCCAGGATGTCATGGCCAGGATGCTTCTACATCTTGATGGGCAACATGCCATAGGCGGTGCCCTTACACCTGGTGGTGGTTCCCAGACTAGAGTGGGG GATTTTTTGGAGAAGTACGTGCTGCGTACTTTGAGGGACGAGCGCAGAGATGAGTTCTCCTATTTGCAGCAGAGTGAAATGTCCATATTAGAGTATGAAGCCATATTTCTATTTTTGGCTAGGTATACAACCCAGTTAGTTCCTACTGAGGCGGAGAGGGTTCGTAGATTTATTGGTGTACTTGTGCTTCAACTCCATATTGCTTGTCTCCAGCTTGTGGCCATGGGTTCTTCTTTTCAG GATGATCTAGTGAAAAGAGGCCACATCAGCCTGGCAGTTATAGGGGCGAGGGACAGTCTTCCAGACCCTATCA TTTTCAGTAGCTATTTTCCTACAGGTTCCCGGTTTCAGACCCCGAGGACTCCGGCACCATTTAGTAGCCGGGGTAGTTCTTCAGCGAGAGGCGGTGCTCATTCAGGCTACGGTGGTTCTCATTCGTCTAGAGGTGGACACCAGTCAGGTAGGGGTGGTTCCCCAGTCTCTCGAGGAGGAGCGGAGTTTAGCCAGAGTGGCCGTGGTGGGGCACATTGCTATGCTTTTTGGGGTAGGCTTGAGGTTGAGGCTTctgatgctgtgatctcaggtactatTTTT cttcagggtgcttcggtatttttgaagattgatttgaggcCAGGCTACTATCAGCTGAAGATTCAGGCTGAGGATATCTCGAAGACGGCTTTCAagactcgttatggtcattacgagttcttggtgatgtcatttgggtttacGAATGCCCTAGCAgctttcatggacttgatgaatgacATTTTCAAGCCATATTTGCACTCCTTCATTATAGTGTTTATTGGTGATATCTCGttttattccaagagtagagatgAGTATGAGcatcatttgagaattgtccTTGATTTGTTGAGAGAGAAAGggctttatgccaagtttttgaagtgcgagttctggcttgATTCTATGGCATTCTTTGGCCACTTCGTGTCAAAAGACGGGCTCATagttgatcctaagaagattgaggttgttagAGATTGGGTGAGGACCACTACCGTGATCGAGATTCATAGCTTCGTGGATTTGGCCAGTTACTACATTATATTTGTGAAGGAGTTTGCTACGATTGCTTCTcacttgaccagattgactcagaaggaagttcccttccagtggtctgaTGCATGTGAAGAAAACTTTCGAAAACTCAACACTCCATTGACCATTATTCCGATATTGGCATTatccgtggagggtaaggatttatCCATTTATTTTAATGCATCTCGAGTTGGCTTTGGAGTTGTGTTGATGTAG
- the LOC132609243 gene encoding apyrase 1-like: protein MQQDPDPLQMEHEKMLKRNRQQYGGDSFSDKIHRYRGVILVISVPMLLVCFVLFVMPTSYPSDSMGSVNRKFSPKFGSRNYAVIFDAGSSGSRVHVFCFDQHLDLVPIGNDLELFLQKKPGLSAFASDPAAAAKSLQPLLEKAEDVVPMDLRSNTPVRVGATAGLRQLGGNASDKILQAVRDFLKSKSSLKSKASWITVLDGNQEGAYQWVTINYLVGNLGRKYSDTVGVVDLGGGSVQMAYAISESDAQKAPKLSDGDNTYVQEMYLKGAKYYLYVHSYLRYGLLAARAEILKVTKESGSPCILTGHHGSYKYGGKVYPASAMSQGSSMTNCRLVALKALKVNETTCTHMKCTFGGVWNGGGGDGQKNMFVASFFFDRAAEVGFVDPNVAVAKVRPINFESAARRACDTRIDDAKATFPRVDPDNLPYLCMDLVYQYTLLVDGFGLDALQEMTLVKKVKYKNSLVEAAWPLGSAIEVASSMN from the exons ATGCAACAGGACCCTGACCCACTTCAAATGGAGCATGAGAAAATGTTGAAACGCAACAGGCAGCAATACGGGGGTGACTCATTTTCCGATAAGATCCATAGATACCGTGGAGTGATTCTTGTGATTTCAGTTCCTATGTTGCTTGTTTGTTTTGTGCTTTTTGTAATGCCAACGAGTTACCCTTCTGATTCAATGGGGTCAGTTAATAGGAAGTTTTCTCCCAAGTTTGGATCTAGAAATTATGCGGTTATATTTGATGCGGGTAGTTCTGGTAGTAGGGTTCATGTTTTCTGTTTTGATCAGCACTTGGATCTTGTTCCCATTGGCAATGATCTCGAGCTCTTCCTCCAG AAAAAACCAGGTTTGAGTGCATTTGCTAGTGACCCTGCAGCGGCTGCAAAATCTCTTCAGCCACTTCTGGAGAAAGCAGAGGATGTAGTTCCGATGGATTTGCGCAGTAACACACCAGTCAGAGTTGGG GCAACTGCAGGTTTGAGGCAGTTGGGAGGTAATGCATCTGACAAGATTCTTCAAGCG GTGAGGGATTTTCTAAAGAGCAAAAGCAGCCTCAAGTCAAAGGCGAGTTGGATTACTGTTCTTGACGGGAATCAGGAAGGTGCTTACCAATGG GTCACCATCAATTATTTGGTAGGCAATTTGGGTAGAAAATATTCTGATACAGTTGGAGTGGTAGATCTTGGAGGTGGCTCAGTACAAATGGCATATGCCATCTCAGAGTCAGATGCTCAAAAGGCTCCAAAGCTATCAGATGGAGATAATACGTACGTGCAAGAAATGTATCTCAAGGGGGCAAAATATTACCTCTATGTTCACAG TTATTTGCGTTATGGATTGCTAGCAGCTCGAGCTGAAATTCTGAAGGTGACTAAGGAATCTGGCAGTCCTTGCATCTTAACAGGGCATCATG GGTCCTACAAGTATGGAGGAAAGGTTTACCCAGCATCGGCTATGTCTCAGGGTTCAAGCATGACGAATTGTAGGTTGGTAGCCCTGAAGGCGCTGAAAGTTAACGAAACAACATGCACCCACATGAAATGCACCTTTGGTGGGGTGTGGAACGGTGGAGGTGGAGATGGTCAGAAGAATATGTTTGTTGCCTCATTTTTCTTTGATAGAGCTGCTGAG GTTGGTTTTGTTGATCCAAATGTAGCTGTTGCTAAAGTTCGTCCAATTAACTTTGAGAGTGCAGCTAGACGTGCTTGTGATACTAGAATTGATGATGCCAAAGCTACATTTCCTCGTGTGGATCCAGATAACTTGCCATACTTGTGCATGGATCTTGTCTACCAGTACACACTACTTGTGGATGGATTTG GACTTGATGCTCTTCAAGAAATGACATTGGTGAAAAAGGTGAAATACAAGAATTCCCTGGTTGAAGCAGCATGGCCATTAGGTAGTGCCATTGAAGTCGCGTCATCAATGAATTAA